Below is a window of Planktothrix tepida PCC 9214 DNA.
TTCTAATTCTTTCTCTGTTAAATCAATGGGATAAATTGTAGAAAATAGTCCCCCATTAAAATAATCTACACCTTTATAACGCCCAGCCGCAGTAATTCCGGTTTGATTCATTTCTCTAAATAATCCGCCAATGATATCATAAGAGCTTAGTTTATTTTGAAGACAATCTTGTACACAAGCAATAAATAAATCTTGAGGTAATAATCCCCGATCTTCGGCAAACATGGCTAACACACATTGTAAAATAAAACGTTGAACAATTAATTCAGAATGTTTTTTTTTGACAATCTTTCGTATAAAATTGTAAATAATTCCGCCATTCTTCGGGCTGCGATTTCAGTAATTTCTACTTGATTATTTCTAAAAACAGGAGTCCGATTTCCCAACTCCATAAAAGCAAAAGCACTCGCTCTTTCTACTAAGTTAATAACAGCGACTTTATCAACAGGTTCATCTAATTGATTATCAAAATCAAAAATCCAAAATTCATCAAAATTACAAAGGATCACATAACGAGGGCGATTCGGTACTAAACGTTGCCAATAAGCAAAAGCTTGGGCATAATGTTTATTGAGATCCTCACCCCGTTGTTTCATCTCAATTAAAACTTTAGGTTTCCAAATTAAATCAGCAAAACCAGTTTTACCTTTTTGGCTCCCTTTTTTGATCGCTTCCTCATATTTTGCACCCGCTTCTAAAGCACCCTCATAACCGAATGCTTTAAAAAAACGATCTAAAAAAGTTTGTGCTTCTTTTCTTTCTTGTCCTGTGATATGTTCTTTACAGAAATCAATAAA
It encodes the following:
- a CDS encoding type IIL restriction-modification enzyme MmeI; amino-acid sequence: MSATPESLQKFIDFCKEHITGQERKEAQTFLDRFFKAFGYEGALEAGAKYEEAIKKGSQKGKTGFADLIWKPKVLIEMKQRGEDLNKHYAQAFAYWQRLVPNRPRYVILCNFDEFWIFDFDNQLDEPVDKVAVINLVERASAFAFMELGNRTPVFRNNQVEITEIAARRMAELFTILYERLSKKNILN